taatatccaaccgaacaaccggactttacccggaacataaaaatattgtcaatgacattgcttttccttttctgagctagttagggtccccgaacaccctaacacccgttataatacACTACACACTAATAACTAACTTAAATCCCTAACTAACCTAACTAGTACTTAACCATATCATTGAAATCAaactaaatacccccccccatgaTCCGATCGGTTCCCTCATGTGGGACACACTCCAcaatttttgaatattttatttggCTTGTCTAATATCTTGGTAACATTTTACATAATGGTTAATGAAAATGGATGGTCTATAAGAAGGTTTAGGAGGTAATAACATTTCATTCTCACCAACACTTAAACAAAAACTACTCTCCCTCTCCTCTCCTTACAATCGGCCGAAAACCATAGCCCACCATCCCACCATCATCAAGCTTTGATCTTGCAATTTCACATACACACAAGGGTGAAAGGTCACatacaaggaggctcggtgcttaaggaatctcaagaacctcactacgttgcttttatccaccttgttttcgctttgattcttccctagcctagagctagtagtaagtgcttctaaacactctcttgttcatgtttcaagtggttaataagaggtttaatggttaaaactcaagaacatgcgaaaacaaaactaaaagtcttgaaTGAAAGATGAACAAGATGGTTAAAGAAAAGCTAGTGGTGTAAAACTTATGAATCTTGTTTAgctatgattattttatgttgtttgatgctagtagtggaacagatcgtcatctaaccatgctagatcatgttcatggaacatgaactagcaatatgTTAAGTGTAGAAGATACAAGATGGCGAACCCTTCcttacataaacatgaacttgtgtaaaagggatttttcttgtaaaatagagttttaaactagtagatctaaagatctacaagtggtattttcgaagaaccaagtgtaacatgcaaatcttgtttaaaagccggatcttacaCAACTAAAGGCATTTTTGcaaacaaacaagtgtgtaaacacttgtgtgacaaaaggtttaACAAAGGAATAATTTTGTAATTTttggactagaagttgtaaagttacattttctttaaaaataaagttttcaagaaactaattttaattttaaagattgaaagatctactaaatatgttataaacttactacatacttttacacaacttacaagttcatgtgtttgcgatttatgcttatttttgactagtttgaaGTTGGATGCTTGAATATTGTATATTGGTGATTGgaaaaattgttgattgaattttgaaaagaaaatgatacgctagtaagcgtggccacctccagttacagaggaaactctggcgaaatttttccagaaatataacacttggaaaatatttctgcaacaagtgttatgaaaatatttttaacttgtttttccaaataaagttcgccatgatttttattacaaaattaccaagtgtcggaggtagattttcataaataaaacttgttaaatatacatttagaatatatatttcatagtaaaacacttttgtgattttatgattattttgtgaactatatgtatattattttagagtaaaaataatatcaCTTGGAATATCATAAAGTTACGAcccccaaaataataccaacgccttcacaagTAAacatttaagttacaccggtactATTACTACCACGCGaaccttaaaatgtaacttatgtattttcagaaaatactcttaaatgcgtattttgataaaagtattattttgggaaattgtatggaataaaatatattatttttgggaaaaatatgtatattttggagataagTATTttagaaaaatgaattaaaatatattttattaagtgagacttaataatatatttttgaagttataaaaaaaaacgcacatgtattaaaacccccatccttgggaaggaacatacttaatagataattaagaagtgtaaatacgaaatagttgcctaactatttcccaaaaacttaaaccttaagccaaggcacggtcgtccgtctaatagaggttagtacgtgtaggccgtcacgcagcaggttgattgggagatactatttcgagacgcacttcagtgagttcatgtcccccttttcttttaactgttttcagatTTTATACTTCGGgcgtgaaatacatgttactatgattacgaatactttttacatggtatggttagcgtaaggagggttactatttagatcatgtgagtgggtaggcgggaactggaggccattaatcctcattataggaccgagggtcattagcggtagatctatctgcgTGTAgtgagcccagccccaggcccaacagaacggacctcggggtgactttgagcccgacgcaaaaatctgcttggtttgagtcttcctactgcacttcacacatatcaatggccttgcaaaccattggtgatctctttatttccttatttgctacataccagggattttcatattacaaaggttttacatactcacattacatgaactcgctcaacatttttgttgatttttccaacttacatgtatttcagggaattagggatctggcgaggtatgctacGTTCTCACGCTGCATAAGGGaaatgaggtcatccaagtttaggggttgtgacttttacctggacgagtcacaagtcttaaattGTGTCTATTTCATGTTTGTGGTTGTGttttatgaacaatgtttttattttgttatgttgtaatctcgttgcatgtgtcgacgttttaaacaatgttgttgtacttttattttaaaacgtGAATctatggatgatcatcatggttttactttcatatagctttgttgtgattaagctatgatattaagaagtcacaccaaattaacccacgcttccgcaaagccagggtgtgacatttacaaacaaacacagatataaaatctcgttcggtaagtgttaatgaacagttcatgaacgcaTATATTTCTTAACAGACGAACATGAACATGGTGTAACGTCCACTATTCGTAAGGTCAAAATTCAATATTTTAACGACAAAAGCATGAccaaatttaaactttttacatGCCATTAGaataaacaacataatcatccTTACAAAAACCATATCATTTTAAACAATTACCACCATCTAGGATTTAAAAAAGACATAGCATATCAAGTTTAAAGTTTAACTACCAAACATAAGCTATTTAACAAAAGTATTTTTGACCCGTTAACATTATTTCAAAAGTTGCAGAAGTGCATGGAGGGCATTCGAAATGTGTTCGATTCGAGCGAAGCTTGACCATTTAGACTTGAGTTTTACCTATATCACAACATCAAagtaagtttcattaaaaactaAATTCCTTACTATTACATAAGATTTTAGCTCACGAAATTAAGACAATCACACCATTAGCGTAACTTTACAAGTGTGCTTGTTAACTAGTACCATCATTCTTTTACTTGAATATGTCCTAAAATGAACATCATACCATCATTCTTATTCTTTCATTCTAACCCTTTCGACCCGTTCATGAAGGGTCTAACATAAATTTCTTCTTTTGCATATCATTCTAATATATCCGACCCATTCGCAATGAGTCCTAAACTTGGTTCTTCCCGTGTCCATTACAATTGCCACAATAGATAGTAATAAGCAAAACTATAATAAAACCAGGAATCGTACAAGTAGCGTACCTCGATCTTGATTCCCTTGTTGCTTTGCTTGACTTGAACTTTCTTCCTTTACACCTATAcacaatgttgtagaaggcgctaggcgctagtcgggcagtgaggtaccgcctagggattaatcggaatgggatTTTTATAAGTATTTttccaaaattatatatatatacccaataatataaaaataatacttcaaaattcacataaatacttcaagtttcagatagtatggttcgattttgaccaattttgaccgcctaggaccgattttgaccgattaaTATAGTCCGATTAATCTGATTTTTGACCGCCTAGGTACCGCCTTTGACCGACTTTGACCACGGCCGATTAATTGACCGACTAGCTCAAAATTAGGCAGTAAGTGGCCACCTAGTGCCTAGtcgccgattaatcggccgcctaggccgatttctgcaaccaTGCCTATACATAACCATTCGTACTTATAATTTATGTCTTATACTCGTTTACATACACCCTTTGATAAGACATCATATAATTTACATCTACTTCATAAGCACATTCAAATCATGATTATTACATAAAGTTTATCACTAACATGGCTGAATTCTTTATtaagggtggagggtatggttaatcactctagggtgattgagtgaaatcctacccaataatattatgccatgtcaactccccattccactctccattttgcactcaatcactaggtatggttaatcactttagggtgtttgagttatatatttttttattttctagaaATTATAAACtatgcataaataaataaaacatattttaaactaaataaaagtacttttaattaaaaaaacacagtacatttaaaactaaaaaaagtTAAACCATAAAATAAAGCTAATATTTAGAAATTGCATGGCCAGTTATATTTTTTTTGCGATATCTCGTTTCCTTGCCAGAATAAACGGCAACATCTCGGGTGGAGCATGGTCGTGTGGCTCAGTAAATGTCTTCAAATCCCGATCATACATAAGTTGTTTCACCGCCTCGCGTTGTTCCGCCACTAACGCTATGGTGTCTTCCTCGCGTTTCTTTTGTATACTCGTCAACTCTATCGCCCgtgctttttttttcttctttcatAAGAGTGTATTGCGCGAGCTTCTCGGTGAGGGCCTCTTGGCTATCGTTTGATGATGTTGCGGGCctcttttctttccttttttGTCTTGTTGGTGACGGTCTACGTTTATGTCCGGTATATCGATCGGTGACTCAGTTCCCGGTGTACCCGTATTGTAGTTGCCCGAATCGGACGACTTTCTTTTTTGTCCCGAACTTCCACTATCTTCACCCAACAATGGTACCTGTGCCCATTTGTCATGTTTACGAACGACCTCCCATGCCTCAATATGTTGAAAACCACTCGGATATTTGGATTTGAAATCACTTAAAGCCCTATTCATGACGTCGAGGTCGCTAACCCCACTACCACGAATACGATCCTACATAGATAACaaatataaagtaaaaaaaaaaaattaaacataaacaatgttatggaaaatattttttaaatgttcaaATAAAATATTACCGCTTGTTGCCAAAGACCGTTGAAGTGGTTTATCTTAGTCAACATAGGCATCCATTTTGAACGTACTTGATGAATTGTTCGAGTAGTTCCGCCGACCGTTTCGTTGTAATGGGCGAGAACTTTTTTCCAAAAATTGTCCCCTTTTTGTGCATTTCCTTGTTTCTTGTTTAAAGAACAatgaacccatgccttggctaagGCCTCTTCATGTGTTTTCGTCCAAGTTTGACGCTCCGCCTTGACTCCCTTTTGTTTCGGCTCACTTGCTTCACCAATACCATCGTCATCATCCTCATATTCTTCTTCATCCTCGCCACTATCTACATCCAAATGTTGTGTTTCGGGGACAACCTCTAAATCTTGGTGTTCATCGTAGATAGGAAGTGAGCGCTCGACATTCTCTCTTGGTGATTGAATTGGCGGGGTCCTAAATCCAAATGGATCAAACTCGGTTGTGAAGCTTGGGTGTGAAAATATTTGTGGTGGAAAATTAGGTTGGGTGCTAAAAAAAGTTGGTTGTGAAGTTTGGGGGTAAAAAAATTGAGGTTGAGTGGTTGGTGAATATCCGTAGGAGGTTTGAACCGGTTCACTTGGACCTCTAAAATCACCTTGTCTCGTTTGCGAAACCTTTTTTCTTGAATCCGATCCTCGGCTAGTGGAACCTTTTTTCTTGGGTTCACATTTGTTTTGTTTATCCATGGTGTTTGTGGGTGTAGAAAGAGAGATTTTTGAAAGAGTTGTGTGTTTAAATTGATTGAAAATatgggttttatataaaaaatgggGAACGGTAAAAAAAACGTTCAAAAATTTAAAACAACGGTCAAAAAAATGTGAAACGGTCAAAAAAATTAAAGCCCTCTCTTATCAATCACTTCAGTGATTACACACCGATTTTGGTAACCTCTCACCCACTCACCGAATATCTTCAACATGAGGGTATGGTCACCGCTCGGTGACTCCCCCTCCCCGCTTAACTCCCCGCACATCATACCCCCCACCCtaaggcatttcatcaaacacttggtgtgcataacaTCAACAAAGCATAAAGTACAAGTGTTCAAAGCATGGTTCTGCCAATTCATTCTTAGATTATCAAGATCAACCAAAATTTCATACAACAATCAATCCAAATCAGTTTCAACTATCATTTATTCACTAATATCAATTCTCACACTTAGCCATTACAATAATATGCACATAACTCATTCATGTTCTTCACAATCTTCCTAATTCAAGTGGGTTTATGCTTCAAATCGTTCGATTAACCAAACTCAAACAAATTTCTTGTTCTATTGTGTAATCCTAACTCACAATTACACAATTATTCACATTACTATAAGATTGGGTTGAAACCCATTTTCCACAATTCATCATTTTAAGAAATTCAACTTACCACTTTGATGAACAAGCTTAGATGATTAAGATTTTGAGTTCATGCATCTGAGTTGGCTTCTTAAACCCTTCTAATTTTGAGAATTTTGAACAAGGGTTTCTTCTTGGTTCTTTGCTCCTGGTCGATCCACAGAACACACCTagagtgtgtgttttgtgttttacTTGTTTATTAATAACTTTCATCATTTTTGCAAATTCGGCACCTCTAATTCTAGTTGTTGTTCGGCTTGGTCGAACCAAGCCTCCGCAATTTCAGAACCCCCCTGGCGAATGGCCTGTTCTCCTCGGTCGGAATAGGTGGGTTAATTCCTTCCCTTAGAACCGTACTTGAGAGTTTCCTACCTCATACGGCTCGCCAGTCAACTCTTTTTGTATCCCATTTAAATCTACCATATCTAACTTAATAAGATTTCTCGTAGATCTATCCCATTTTTTCGGGTTAACGAAAAGAAGTTAATAAAATGAGTTTCAAACTTAAATCTTAAGTTTGGATTTAAAATCCGGTTTATTTTAGTTTTATCTTTTCTCCCACCTTCAGAAGAATAAAACATAGACATTTCGCCTATCATTAGAATTTTCTGAAAGGTAACTATCTCAGTTTTTCATTCTTTCTAAACTAATATCACATTCTTTTAACTTagttaatattacataattagaCATTAAGGTAATTTAAATAAATTGCATATTTTAGGGTGTTACACATGGTCTTGTTCATGTCCGTTCAGTTCGTTTGTAGAACTACGTTTAAGCATTACAATatggctcgagctcgtttaaacttgggttattcaaGCTTTTAAAAAATTTGGTCATaagcagtgttgtaaaaatcgcgattaatcgctagtcggccggtAACAGGGTATTTTTGTTAGTCAGTCCACTAATCGCTAGTCGGGCCTAGTCAGTCGGCCAAAATCGGCGATTCCGGCAAAAAAAACTGTATATTCCTGCCAAAACCTGTAAATTAGCCAGTTTCCAACCAAACCATGTGAATTCTAACAATTAATATTGTATACTTAAACAAATGAGTTGAGGAAGAGTTAAAACCTTTCAACTTAAAATATTTAtctataaaaatgtgtatatgtatacataaaactgaaaattacatataaaaaactcATCCTATTAATCCCGAATAGTCACTGGTCCTCACCTCACCGGCCGACTaacgactagcgagttctccaaccttggtcATTAAGTTAGGAGAGGCTTGATTCATTTGCACATCTGATTTACACTGAAGATTTATAAACAACTATTCcaaataaacttgtttgtttaaatATATCCAACTGAATTCTCTCGTTTGGAACATCAAAATCCAAAAGTACAAAAGTCCTCATGCTTGTGGTAAATGTCATCATTATTATTGCTACAAAGAAAAGAAACCTGGCTCATCATCACAACAGGTATGGAGATCAATCAGTGATACTTCGTCTTCTCTATACTGGATTGGTTTTTGAAACACCATGAAGAAATAGTTAGAAGGGCCGAAGGAGAGTGGTCGTGAGGCTTTGTTATGGTCCAAGTTAGAGAGAAtttagaagttttttttttttttgaacggaaaatttctttttattcatgtcgtctgtgggacttgaatcCAAAACCTCCCTCTTCTAAGGTGTTTAAAGGCTTTGTCTTTGTCGGGACCACCACCCCATTAGTAGAGAATTTAGAAGTTATTTGAGAGAGATTGGGAAAACTGAATCAAGCAAGCAACTAATACTACTACATTAGAATACCTGTTGTGGTCCAGGTGAGCATCAGGATTCATCTTTTAATATTGCTCCACATGGTGCTAACTGGGCATTGGTTAAAGCCACTGCTGAAGCCTCATGACCCTATTGTGGTCCAGGTGAGCAGTGGCTTCagcgagtttttttttttatttttataaaaatgtaaataaacaaTCTAAATTAAAAAGAcaaattttataataaaacatttataaaagaaacacataaaaaaaacaaatctAGTCCCTCGTGATTTGATCTTTTTCTAGTTCCTTTGCGATACGCTCCTGCCTTTTTCAAGTATCACTCGGCGACTTGGTGATAGGTTGCTGAAGTCCTTGATAAGAAAGTCCAAGTTCCTCAACCTTTGTTTCTCAATTTTTATTTGGGTTGTCGCCACGATACTACTTGATATTTTCCGAATCTCATCACAAAATTCATCATCGGCTTCTAAAGTTGTTTTTCCCCGGTTCCTTCAAGCTGAACGACGTTGTGCCTCTTTTGCTGCTTCACACGTCGGTGTTTAGCTCAATTCCTATATGAGCCTCCGAGCTACTAGAGGAGACGGATGCCCCGGACGAATTAGTTTCCGTACGCTTTGAACCCAAGTCGCCCATCTCATCTACGCTAATTAACTCGGTCCATTTCGAACAATTCCGAAGAATTTTCCGCcaatggtcctcgtcaaacgttTTCGTAATCTTGTATTTACGAAACACCTCTTGCTTCCATTCTTCGCAAATGAATCGGTAAATTTGAAGATCATCACTCCCACTTGGTCGTAGTCGATGACTATTTCTGTTATGTAGATTCGTAAATAGCGCAACGTATTTATGAATTTCGGACCACCGTCCCGATATCATATCTTGATTACGTACCTCACTCCCCACCTACTAGAACAACTCTCGTATTTTATTCCAAAATACTCTAAATCTTTGGTAGTCCACTACATAATGCAATAACATATCGGCACGTCAATCCTCCGATATTTCAATCCTAGCCCGACACAATGCAATTTTCTCTTCTTTCGTCCAAGGATTCGTGACATGTTTTGGTCCGGATGTTTCTCTCGTCTTTTTGGAAGCTTCACCCCTTCTGGTTTTCTTGGAACCTTTTTGagttcttttatttttttttaccttgAACCGGGTCGTCTTGCGTATCCGGAATAAAAAAGTCGGGAGAAAGCGGTGGCATTTGACTCATGTTACGCTCCAACCCTGTGTCATACTCGTCGGATTCTAACAAGGGCCAATAACAATTCTCGCGCCACAAATTGGGATTCATTGTCTTTTTATAAAGGAGATGAAGACGAGTATTTTTTTTAATGGTAGGAGTCGAGAGAAAGAGAGGAAGCGGGTATTTTTTAAAGAGTTTAAGGGCTTAAATaggttttaaaataaaaaaaaatgattttttaattAAACGCAACTGCTAGTCGGGGGATTCACCATGTCCAACCTCTATATTCCAGCTGCTACCACCCCCGCATTGGCGCTCGCGCTTCATCGCTCACGGCACCCCGTTGTGGTTGCGGTGCTCGCGAGCCAGGTGGCGGACAACTTGGCTCACGCCAGCGCACAGTCTTATGGACGTGAAGTAAGGTAAATGGGCTACTTGGGTTGGGAACTTAACACACTTCAGCCTTTTCTTTCTGTCATTTTCTTCTCTGCTTACATGTGGTTATTGTTTTACTCATGTGCCAGTCAGATCTTGTGCTTAATGAAATAAGCTGTTCTTGAAGAAAACTCAGGAAAAGGTTTATTGAGAAACTGGTAACACAGCATGAAAACGATGACGGGACTGTTTGAATTAACCGCATCTTAACAAAAAGAAAAGGCCTGCGAATTTCAAATTGTGATGTCTACAATATAACCAAGATCAGACTAGGGTTCACATTTTTAAGTTTGACTTCCATAGCAACCATTGACTGGTCAAGAAATTCAGGATGTCAACACTGTTTGTTCATCTCTTTTCTTGCCTTTGCTTGAAATTTTACCACCTTCTTGTTGCTCAGCTTTCTTTTGGGCCCGAATCATGGCCCGTTTTGCACGTGGACGCATttcacgaacttgtctaggtgGCATCACATATGGCTCAAGCAGCTTATCACCGAATGGGTGCTCACCGCCTGGAAATATTCTCAGTTTTCGATCTCTGTCCTGTAACATACAATAAAACAGATatgaataataaaaaataaaaactaaaaccaGAAAACATTAAAAATTGATACAAACTCACGTCACGCAGTTTATTTCTTGGGAGCATACGTAGAACAGCTTTCCTGATGACTTCTGTCGGATCCTTAGCCATCTGGTCCTTCAAGCTCCTTTCCTTTAGATGTCCAATATACCTGTAATATGCGATATTAGTAACGGTGTGAACTCCTAACACGATACGAACCAAAAACAAAATTCACAAGGTTAGGTGTAATCTAAATGTGTATTGGTTTGaccaatttatttatttttttaaaagaatGTCATAATTTATCAGtaaaaatgccattttcgtctttgaggtttgaccagttttgcgactttcatccaaaggtttgtttttttgcatctggatccaaaagatttgaaatcttgccattttcatccggctcgtcaACTCCAATCCATTTTTCTCagttaagtcaagggtatttctgtcttttttttgttaacaagggcaatttggtctttttcaggggtattcggtctttttacataaagttaaaaagaccgaattgccctttaagttagcaaaaaggACGGAAATACcactgacttaacggagaaaaaatgGATAAAAGTTATTGAGCCGAATGAAAATGGCAATATTTctaaccttttggatccagatgcgggaaaacaaacctttgggcgaaagtcgcaaaactagccaaacctcagggacgaaaatcgCATTTTACTCTAATTGCTACTTTATTCCAACATTGAGAAGTTAAAAGAGAACAGCACCAATATTACGGTTTAACGTAACTGTTTTATCAGGGGCGGCCCTAGGGGTGAGCGAGgagaccaccggccagggcctgATATTTCGAAGGgtacattatttaaaaaaaaacaatatgtatatgtaattttttttcttaatagggtacatacaaacaccaacataggcccacttacaaaactattcttatggtttagattagttattagcccattgacatagacattaggtttagacctttattATATATCCCGTTAAGGGCCTAAAGGCACGTTTTTTCAAGCTCGAATaaggtacacgaattctcagggccggccccgTGTTTTATACCCATTTGTAAGTTTGGTTGTAAATTGATAATTTTAAAAGTATTGATATGCATGAAAAGTTTCGGGTTAAACGGTGTTCATGTCAACCCATGAATTCGTGTGTCATGTACTCATGTTCAGTTTCACGTGTCTTAACACAATTTCGAGTTTGTGTTGTGTCGGGGTAAGATTTTCAGGTTCGACCGCGAACACTACCAATTTAGCATCCCTTAACATTTGACAAAGAAGTAAAAATAAAAGTTTGattattaaagaaaaagaaaattgatACTTGCCCCGTGTGCCATCGGTAAAACTTATTAGTGAGCTTTCTACCAGTGACACATATATCTTTAGCATTAAGCACAATGCACATATCACCATCATCACGATTAGGTGCATATGTAGGCTTATCTTTTCCTTGAACCACTGTAGATATTTGTGATGCTAATCTCCCTAGGACCTGCATAAAAAAATTAAGGAATCTTTCATTGGTATAAtaagggttattagattttatcacccttaactattggccattggccgctgccacccccaaAACCTTCccaagatccctatgacaccccaaAAAGTGTAGTAACAAGAttaaaagttagtgatcagttaacgacgtggtgaccgaacacactaagtgttaagtttgGGGTGACGGGCGTCAAAATGATAGTTAGGGGTTACAGCGGTCAATAGCTAATAattgggggtgataaaatctaataacccgTATAATAATATTGATATGGTTATCTCACTCAAAGATAACATGTGCCATCAAAATGTCGAAATCCGTTTTTTTGTATGTGTGGGTGTTTTGGGgggtgtttgggggggggggggggggtagcaATAGCTTACCTGGCCCTTGGCATCAAAAACTCTCCATCTCAGTCCTTCCAAATTGATACGTCTTATACCAGCTACTGCTTTCTGCGACAAGTCGTTTTCGGGTCAAATACTATAAATGATAAATCTAATGTTTTTGAAAAATAACTAATGTTTAAGTTGTAGCAACCAAAAAAATAGTTATTTAATGCAAGCAATTAAAGTTCCAAACAAAGTGGAAAAATAGATGCAAAAAATTGGAACAAGTGGTAGTTGTTATTTTGTAATCCACTATGCTGATCATTTTCTACCATTCAGCTTCTGATGAATCATCTTCTTTTATGCCTTCAAACTGTAAGTAATAAAGCTGAGAACTTTTCCCTCAGCACATATGCGCTAGAACAAGCTAGTCATtacagaaaaaaaaacataattccTTTAACCATT
This genomic stretch from Helianthus annuus cultivar XRQ/B chromosome 8, HanXRQr2.0-SUNRISE, whole genome shotgun sequence harbors:
- the LOC110873629 gene encoding 50S ribosomal protein L13, with the protein product MSGAAQAFSGNLKKAVAGIRRINLEGLRWRVFDAKGQVLGRLASQISTVVQGKDKPTYAPNRDDGDMCIVLNAKDICVTGRKLTNKFYRWHTGYIGHLKERSLKDQMAKDPTEVIRKAVLRMLPRNKLRDDRDRKLRIFPGGEHPFGDKLLEPYVMPPRQVREMRPRAKRAMIRAQKKAEQQEGGKISSKGKKRDEQTVLTS
- the LOC110871432 gene encoding glutathione S-transferase T3-like — encoded protein: MDKQNKCEPKKKGSTSRGSDSRKKVSQTRQGDFRGPSEPVQTSYGYSPTTQPQFFYPQTSQPTFFSTQPNFPPQIFSHPSFTTEFDPFGFRTPPIQSPRENVERSLPIYDEHQDLEVVPETQHLDVDSGEDEEEYEDDDDGIGEASEPKQKGVKAERQTWTKTHEEALAKAWVHCSLNKKQGNAQKGDNFWKKVLAHYNETVGGTTRTIHQVRSKWMPMLTKINHFNGLWQQADRIRGSGVSDLDVMNRALSDFKSKYPSGFQHIEAWEVVRKHDKWAQVPLLGEDSGSSGQKRKSSDSGNYNTGTPGTESPIDIPDINVDRHQQDKKGKKRGPQHHQTIAKRPSPRSSRNTLL